In Hippocampus zosterae strain Florida chromosome 3, ASM2543408v3, whole genome shotgun sequence, a genomic segment contains:
- the lcat gene encoding phosphatidylcholine-sterol acyltransferase: MGSSGQSWPLLTLGLLLWLHHTSCFWILNVVFPPDSKAQNHSNITPPLIIVPGNLGNRLEAKIDKPQLVHWMCYKKTDHWFPLWIDLNMFMPIGVDCWIDNIKLVYNRTARRSFNSPGVQVRVPGFGQTYPIEFLDKNKLTGYFHTMVQHLVNIGYTRNESVRGAPYDWRLTPNENAEYLMKLQELVEQMYEQYQEPVYLLGHSMGCHYVLYFLNHQPQEWKDKYIRGFISLAAPWGGAIKVLRVMASGENDGITMISNIKIREEQRMTTTNPWMLPTETVWPKDHVFLSTPNFNYTSQDFQRFFQDINFEDGWYMREDTKNLTSELRPPGVEVWCLYGVGLPTPVTHIYDEGFPNADPIDFVYDDGDDTVGSRSMSLCKNWVGQQDKPVHVTEYRGLPHLDIVFNEKVLSQIQKILEGKSEVPKEVDLRSG, translated from the exons ATGGGTTCCTCAGGACAAAGCTGGCCTTTGCTGACTCTTGGACTTTTGCTGTGGCTTCATCACACCTCATGTTTCTGGATCCTCAATGTCGTCTTCCCTCCCGATTCGAAAGCCCAAAACCATAGCAACATCACGCCTCCACTCATCATTG TTCCCGGAAACTTGGGCAACCGCCTGGAAGCGAAGATAGATAAGCCACAGCTGGTGCACTGGATGTGCTACAAGAAAACAGATCACTGGTTCCCCTTGTGGATTGACCTCAACATGTTCATGCCGATTGGTGTCGACTGCTGGATCGATAACATTAA ACTTGTTTACAACAGGACGGCAAGACGGTCATTCAACTCGCCAGGGGTGCAGGTGCGGGTGCCAGGGTTCGGACAAACCTATCCCATTGAGTTCCTCGACAAGAACAAATTGACTG GTTATTTTCACACTATGGTGCAGCATTTAGTCAACATTGGTTACACTCGGAATGAGAGTGTCCGCGGAGCACCGTATGATTGGAGATTAACTCCTA acGAGAATGCAGAGTATCTCATGAAGTTGCAGGAGTTGGTGGAACAGATGTACGAGCAGTACCAGGAGCCTGTTTATTTGCTGGGACACAGCATGGGTTGCCACTACGTCCTCTACTTTCTCAACCATCAGCCGCAGGAGTGGAAGGACAAGTACATTCGGGGCTTCATTTCCCTAGCGGCTCCATGGGGGGGCGCCATTAAAGTACTGAGAGTCATGGCATCAG gtgaaAATGATGGCATCACAATGATCTCCAACATTAAGATCCGAGAAGAGCAAAGGATGACTACGACAAATCCCTGGATGCTGCCAACAGAAACGGTGTGGCCAAAGGACCACGTCTTCTTATCGACGCCAAACTTCAACTACACCAGTCAGGACTTTCAGCGCTTCTTCCAAGACATCAATTTTGAGGACGGCTG gTATATGAGGGAAGACACGAAAAACCTGACTTCTGAGCTCCGCCCACCTGGTGTTGAGGTGTGGTGTCTGTATGGCGTCGGACTACCTACTCCAGTCACGCATATTTACGACGAGGGGTTTCCCAACGCAGACCCCATAGACTTTGTTTACGACGATGGGGATGACACCGTGGGCAGCCGAAGCATGAGTCTTTGCAAAAATTGGGTGGGACAGCAGGATAAGCCTGTGCATGTTACAGAATACAGGGGTTTGCCACACCTGGATATTGTATTCAATGAAAAAGTGCTCAGTCAAATACAGAAAATCTTAGAGGGGAAGTCAGAGGTCCCCAAAGAAGTTGATCTCAGGTCTGGGTAG
- the pla2g15 gene encoding group XV phospholipase A2: protein MGGRHRVTAFSLLTLVLLLWLVSGRSCGQPLRKCAGNKPCQSPRPPVVLVPGDLGNQLEAKLDKPSVVHYICYKKTDTFFTLWLNLEQLVPVAIDCWMDNIRLIYNRTTHTTSSPPGVNITVPGFGQTYSLEYLDPSKRSVGMYFFNIAQALVDWGYTRGDDVRGAPYDWRKAPNENKDYFLALQQMIEEMATNAGRPVVLIAHSMGNMYMLYFLNQQPQAWKDKYIKAFIALGAPWAGVAKTLRVITSGDNNGIPVIRPLKIRSQQRTAVSTSWLLPYSHTWPKDKVLIQTPTTNYTVMDYQRLYSDLDFKDGWLMRQDTESLLFDLTPPGVAVHCLYGSGIPTSEAFQYTSKFPDVDPTVVMGDGDGTVNLLSATQCKRWVRRQKQSVTLQELPGNEHVNMLLNVSTVAYIKKVLF from the exons ATGGGGGGTCGACACCGGGTGACCGCCTTCTCGCTTCTCACActcgtgttgttgttgtggctggTTTCTGGACGGAGCTGCGGCCAACCTTTACGAAAATGTGCTGGCAACAAGCCATGCCAGTCCCCGCGACCTCCAGTGGTCCTCG TTCCAGGGGACCTGGGCAACCAGTTGGAGGCGAAGCTGGATAAACCCAGCGTGGTTCATTATATTTGTTACAAGAAGACGGATACCTTCTTCACTTTGTGGCTCAACCTGGAGCAGCTCGTACCTGTTGCTATTGAttgctggatggacaacataAG gctgaTCTACAACAGGACCACACACACTACCTCATCACCACCCGGGGTGAACATCACCGTACCGGGATTCGGCCAGACGTACTCACTGGAGTATCTGGACCCCAGTAAACGCAGTGTGG gtaTGTATTTCTTTAACATCGCTCAGGCATTGGTGGACTGGGGCTACACTCGAGGTGACGATGTGAGAGGAGCTCCGTATGATTGGAGAAAAGCACCCA ATGAGAACAAGGACTACTTCCTGGCATTACAGCAGATGATTGAGGAAATGGCAACgaatgcgggccggcccgtggTTTTGATCGCTCACAGTATGGGCAACATGTACATGTTGTACTTCCTCAACCAGCAGCCGCAAGCCTGGAAAGACAAATACATTAAAGCGTTCATCGCTCTGGGAGCGCCGTGGGCCGGCGTGGCCAAGACATTACGTGTGATCACCTCTG GCGACAATAATGGCATCCCAGTCATCAGGCCACTGAAGATCCGCTCTCAGCAACGTACGGCCGTGTCCACCTCTTGGCTCCTTCCCTATTCCCACACCTGGCCTAAGGAtaag GTTTTGATCCAGACGCCCACAACCAACTATACCGTGATGGACTACCAGCGACTTTATTCTGACCTTGATTTCAAGGATGGCTGGCTGATGCGTCAAGACACGGAGTCTCTGCTTTTCGACCTCACGCCGCCTGGCGTGGCCGTCCACTGCTTGTACGGCTCCGGCATTCCCACGTCGGAAGCCTTCCAGTACACCTCCAAGTTCCCCGACGTGGATCCCACGGTGGTGATGGGCGACGGCGACGGGACGGTCAACCTGCTGAGCGCCACCCAGTGCAAACGCTGGGTGAGGCGGCAGAAACAATCTGTGACTTTGCAAGAGCTTCCCGGGAATGAGCATGTCAACATGCTGCTCAACGTCTCCACTGTGGCCTATATCAAGAAGGTGCTGTTCTAG